The Gammaproteobacteria bacterium sequence TGCCATCCGTTTGGAGAATCCGAGCCTGCGCCGTGTCCTTGAGGTGAACGGTGAGCGCAGCATCCCTGACGAGGGTGAGATCGGCGCCTTCGAGAGGGAACAACACCTCGACCCGGCGGTTGAGGTTGCGAGGCATGAGGTCTGCGCTCCCGAGGAACAGTTCCTCATCGCCACCGTTGTGGAAGTAGTAGATGCGTGTGTGTTCCAGGAAACGGCCGACGATGGAAGTGACCGAGATCGTGCTGCTCACACCCGGAATACCCGGGCGGAGGGCGCAGATGCCCCGCACCTGGAGATCGATCTTCACACCGGCCTGTGAAGCGCGATACAGCGCCTGGATCATCTGCTTGTCGACGAGAGCATTCATCTTGAATGCCAGATACCCATCGCCATGCGTTCGATGCCGTTCGATTTCACGCTCGATCCGTTCGAGGAGTTCGGAGCGCATGGCGGTCGGAGCGACGAGGAGCTTTCGGTACTTGGTCTGGTGCGCGTAGCCGGTCAGGACGTTGAAGAGTTCGGAGACATCCTCGGCGATGTCCTCGTCGATCGTGAAGAGCCCGAAGTCCGAGTACACACGTGCGGTGATCGGGTTGTAGTTCCCGGTTCCCAAATGCACATAGCGACGAAGGCCTGTCGACTCTCGGCGAACCACCATGGTCATCTTTGCGTGGGTCTTCAATCCGATGAGTCCATAGACAACGTGCACTCCCGCTTTCTCGAGGGCACGTGCCCAGCCCAGGTTGTTCTCTTCATCGAAGCGAGCTTTGAGTTCCACGAGCACGCTGACTTGCCTGCCGTCCTCGCGCGCCTCGAGGAGTGCGTCGACGATCGGGGAGTTGGGGCCGATGCGATACAGGGTCTGCTTGATGGCCAGCACCTTGGGATCACGTGCCGCCTGGCGGAGAAAGTCGATGACCGGAGCGAAGCTGTCGTACGGGTGATAGAGGATCACGTTTTGCTGACGGATTGCAGCAAAGATGTTGTCGGCTCCGGCAAGGGCGGGTGGGATCGACGGCTTGAACGGCTCGTCCTTCAAGTCGGGTCGGTCGACTTGGGTGAGTTCCATCAGATCTGTGAGACCGAGCGGACCGTCGAAGGCGAACACCTGGTACGGAGCGAGTCCGAGGTTCTTGATCAACATGGCGCGTACCCATTCGGGCATGGCATGGTCGATTTCCAATCGATCTGCAGAGCCGAAGCGCCTGAGTCCCACCCAGCGCTCGACGGCAACGGAGAGATCCGCTGCTTCGTCTTCCTCGATCTCGACGTCGGCGTCACGTGTGAGGCGAAAGGGATACGCGGCAACGATCTCGACTCCTGGAAACAAGAGGTCGAGGTTGGCGGCGATCACCTCTTCGATCCAGACGAATGTATTGCTGGATTGTACGAGGCCGAGGTTGTCGTAACTGTCTGCTTTGTCTTCGCTGGGGACGCGAAGGAGACGGGGGAACACGGCAGGGACTTTGAGCCTCGCGAAGAGTTCCCCTCGGTCGGAATCGTTCACCAATACCGCAAGATTCATGCTCAGGTTCGCGATGTGAGGAAAAGGCCTTCCGGGATCGAAGGCGAGCGGAGTCAGAGCGGGAAAAATCTGCCGCTTGAAGTGGCGGCGAAGCAGCTTGCGCTGCTTTCGTTTGAGTTGATCGTAGGGGAGTACGGAAAGCCCGGCTTCGGCGAGAGCCGGCAACAGGTCGTTCTTGCAGCAGTCCATGTGTGTATCGAGCTGCGGAATCAACGTCTTGCGGATCTCGGCCAACTGCTCTGACGGGGTCATGCCGTCGGGGGGTGCTTCGAGAACACCGGACTCGAGCTGTCGGCGCAGGCCAGAGACGCGGATCATGAAGAACTCGTCGAGATTCGACGCGAAGATCGAGAGGAACTTGACCCGTTCGAGCAGCGGGTGCCGCTTGTCGAGCGCCTCTTCGAGAACCTGACCATTGAACTGCAGCCAGCTCAGTTCCCTGTTGATGAACAGGGACGGATCATCGAGATCGATGGAGTGCTGCAGTGGCTCGGGTGTGGACATTGATCGGGCTCCGGAAGGGCTGCTGAGTGGTGTTATCGGCCTCTTCTGCGTCGAATATACCGTTTCGTTGCACTTGCGGTCGTGGGTACGCTGAAAGCACGATGAAGATCTTGCTGCTGATGCGCCACGGGAAGTCCGATTGGAACGTGGCATCCGGCCATGATCACCAGCGTCCGCTCTCGCAGCGTGGAGTGGATGCAGCCAAGACGATGGGCCGTTTCCTGAGCAGTGCAGGACAGATCCCTGACGCAATTGTCACTTCTTCGGCGGTGCGGGCGGACCAGACGGCCCAATTGGCGTCGGACGCAGGAGATTGGGTCGTGCCGATTCGTGTCACGGACCG is a genomic window containing:
- the ppk1 gene encoding polyphosphate kinase 1; translated protein: MSTPEPLQHSIDLDDPSLFINRELSWLQFNGQVLEEALDKRHPLLERVKFLSIFASNLDEFFMIRVSGLRRQLESGVLEAPPDGMTPSEQLAEIRKTLIPQLDTHMDCCKNDLLPALAEAGLSVLPYDQLKRKQRKLLRRHFKRQIFPALTPLAFDPGRPFPHIANLSMNLAVLVNDSDRGELFARLKVPAVFPRLLRVPSEDKADSYDNLGLVQSSNTFVWIEEVIAANLDLLFPGVEIVAAYPFRLTRDADVEIEEDEAADLSVAVERWVGLRRFGSADRLEIDHAMPEWVRAMLIKNLGLAPYQVFAFDGPLGLTDLMELTQVDRPDLKDEPFKPSIPPALAGADNIFAAIRQQNVILYHPYDSFAPVIDFLRQAARDPKVLAIKQTLYRIGPNSPIVDALLEAREDGRQVSVLVELKARFDEENNLGWARALEKAGVHVVYGLIGLKTHAKMTMVVRRESTGLRRYVHLGTGNYNPITARVYSDFGLFTIDEDIAEDVSELFNVLTGYAHQTKYRKLLVAPTAMRSELLERIEREIERHRTHGDGYLAFKMNALVDKQMIQALYRASQAGVKIDLQVRGICALRPGIPGVSSTISVTSIVGRFLEHTRIYYFHNGGDEELFLGSADLMPRNLNRRVEVLFPLEGADLTLVRDAALTVHLKDTAQARILQTDG